The following proteins are encoded in a genomic region of Triticum dicoccoides isolate Atlit2015 ecotype Zavitan chromosome 1B, WEW_v2.0, whole genome shotgun sequence:
- the LOC119349435 gene encoding protein DETOXIFICATION 12-like, translating into MEDRAPLLPRRQEAAKSGGWRCGAAAAEARKVAHVALPMAAVSVAQYAVQVASNMMVGHLPGGVLALSASAIATSLASVSGFSLLIGMSNGLETLCGQAYGAEQYGRLGVQTYRAMVTLTAVSIPISLLWIFMGKLLTLIGQDPVISHEAGRYIMWLIPALFAYAVSQPLTKFLQSQSLIIPMLWSSIATLLLHIPVCWLLVFKTSLGYIGAALAISVSYWLNVFMLVAYIGCSNSCKETFSPPTLDAFSGVGVFMRLALPSALMLCFEWWSFEVIILLSGLLPNPELQTSVLSTCMTTITLMYTIAYGIGAAGSTRVSNELGAGNPEGARLAVRVVMSIAVTEAVLITGALLASQHILGYAYSSDKEVVDYVNAMVPFICISVAADSLQGVLSGIARGCGSQHLGAYVNLGSFYLFGIPMSLLLGFVLKMGGKGLWMGISCGSIVQFLLLSGIVFFSNWQKMSDNARERVFGGTPAEKEPLMSDVMGAA; encoded by the exons ATGGAGGACAGAGCGCCGCTGCTGCCCCGGCGCCAAGAGGCGGCCAAGAGCGGCGGGTGGcgttgcggggcggcggcggcggaggccaggAAGGTCGCGCACGTGGCGCTGCCGATGGCGGCCGTGAGCGTGGCGCAGTACGCCGTGCAGGTGGCCTCCAACATGATGGTCGGCCACCTCCCCGGGGGCGTGCTGGCGCTCTCCGCCTCCGCCATCGCCACCTCCCTCGCCTCCGTATCCGGATTCAGCCTCCTC ATTGGAATGTCAAACGGCTTAGAAACTCTCTGTGGTCAAGCTTACGGGGCCGAACAATATGGCAGATTGGGAGTGCAAACCTACAGAGCTATGGTCACCCTGACGGCTGTCAGCATTCCAATCTCACTTCTCTGGATATTCATGGGAAAACTCCTGACCCTCATAGGCCAGGACCCCGTGATCTCGCATGAAGCCGGGAGATACATAATGTGGTTGATTCCGGCCCTCTTTGCATATGCTGTCAGCCAGCCCCTAACAAAGTTCTTACAGTCTCAGAGTCTGATAATCCCTATGCTCTGGTCCTCCATTGCAACATTGCTCTTGCACATTCCTGTTTGCTGGTTATTGGTGTTCAAGACCAGCCTTGGGTACATTGGAGCCGCTTTGGCGATAAGCGTATCATACTGGTTGAACGTGTTCATGCTTGTTGCGTACATCGGATGCTCAAACTCTTGTAAGGAGACATTCTCGCCTCCCACACTCGATGCTTTCAGTGGAGTGGGTGTGTTCATGCGCTTAGCCCTGCCGTCTGCACTAATGTTATG TTTTGAATGGTGGTCATTTGAGGTCATTATTCTTCTGTCTGGACTTCTACCCAATCCAGAGCTGCAAACTTCAGTTCTTTCTACATG CATGACAACAATCACATTGATGTATACTATAGCGTACGGAATTGGTGCTGCTGGAAG CACTCGTGTATCAAATGAATTAGGTGCTGGGAATCCTGAAGGTGCTCGACTGGCTGTCCGCGTTGTGATGTCTATTGCTGTGACTGAGGCAGTTCTCATCACTGGGGCACTGTTAGCATCCCAGCACATCTTGGGCTACGCATACAGCAGTGATAAGGAGGTTGTTGATTATGTCAATGCAATGGTTCCGTTCATCTGCATCTCAGTTGCTGCTGATAGCCTACAAGGAGTTCTCTCAG GTATCGCTCGAGGGTGCGGGTCGCAGCACCTGGGCGCCTATGTTAACCTCGGTTCGTTCTATCTGTTTGGGATTCCGATGTCCCTCCTACTCGGGTTTGTTCTGAAGATGGGAGGGAAAGGGCTTTGGATGGGCATTTCCTGCGGCTCCATAGTGCAATTCCTACTTCTGTCCGGCATAGTGTTCTTCAGCAACTGGCAAAAGATG TCTGACAATGCGAGGGAGAGGGTTTTCGGCGGAACCCCGGCGGAGAAGGAACCTTTGATGTCTGATGTAATGGGCGCTGCCTAA